In Salvelinus alpinus chromosome 30, SLU_Salpinus.1, whole genome shotgun sequence, a single genomic region encodes these proteins:
- the LOC139559547 gene encoding apolipoprotein A-I-like, with amino-acid sequence MDTGLSHLDKRNTSVRMLFVNIIVHSKLDTKAQGPWEEVRALATNYREELRALATNYREEVRALATNYREEVRALATNYREELRALATNYREEVRALATNYREELRALATNYREEVRALATNYREEVRALATNYREEVRALATNYREEVRALATNYREEVRALATNYREEVRALATNYREEVRALATNYREEVRALATNYREEVRALATNYREEVRALATNYREEVIALATNYREELRALATNYREEVRALATNYREELRALATNYREELRALATNYREEVRALATMVKQPLLQRQ; translated from the exons ATGGACACAggcctatcccacctggacaagaggaacacctctgtgagaatgctgttcgtcAACATCATAGTCCACTCCAAGCTTGACACTAAAGCTCAAGGCCCTTG ggaggaggttagagcccTGGCAACAAACTACAGGGAGGAGCTTAGAGCCCTGGCAACaaactacagggaggaggttcGAGCCCTGGCAACaaactacagggaggaggttagagcccTGGCAACAAACTACAGGGAGGAGCTTAGAGCCCTGGCAACaaactacagggaggaggttcGAGCCCTGGCAACAAACTACAGGGAGGAGCTTAGAGCCCTGGCAACaaactacagggaggaggttcGAGCCCTGGCAACaaactacagggaggaggttcGAGCCCTGGCAACaaactacagggaggaggttcGAGCCCTGGCAACaaactacagggaggaggttcGAGCCCTGGCAACaaactacagggaggaggttcGAGCCCTGGCAACaaactacagggaggaggttcGAGCCCTGGCAACaaactacagggaggaggttcGAGCCCTGGCAACaaactacagggaggaggttcGAGCCCTGGCAACaaactacagggaggaggttcGAGCCCTGGCAACaaactacagggaggaggttagagcccTGGCAACaaactacagggaggaggttatAGCCCTGGCAACAAACTACAGGGAGGAGCTTAGAGCCCTGGCAACaaactacagggaggaggttcGAGCCCTGGCAACAAACTACAGGGAGGAGCTTAGAGCCCTGGCAACAAACTACAGGGAGGAGCTTAGAGCCCTGGCAACaaactacagggaggaggttagagcccTGGCAACAATGGTGAAACAGCCTCTCCTTCAACGTCAGTAA